In a genomic window of Zerene cesonia ecotype Mississippi chromosome Z, Zerene_cesonia_1.1, whole genome shotgun sequence:
- the LOC119835859 gene encoding EF-hand calcium-binding domain-containing protein 1-like, with the protein MSASLDSALDPMEEIRFRKKHGAIWMEIQKDTHFNFDELEQIMVIFFKIQKRDEKPAGSDLISRAHFRDVLHTGLGMTDAYMMERVMVALDRGTSPYVTMATFAKAMSLYLRGDLEERISYAFTCYDLLGEGHLRRETMYQCMKKSISKASRDDDVEEAVKEFVDIMLKRMDVDVDGVISFEDFHKSVTRTPSLLESLGYCLPERPAVYAFLATWCPNWRKM; encoded by the exons ATGTCAGCTTCGCTAGATTCAGCGTTGGATCCCATGGAAGAAATACGATTCCGCAAGAAACACGGTGCTATTTGGATGGAAATACAGAAAGACACACATTTCAATTTTGACGAGTTAGAAC AAATAATGgtgatttttttcaaaatacaaaagagGGACGAGAAACCAGCTGGGTCGGATTTAATATCAAG GGCACATTTCAGAGATGTTCTTCATACTGGTTTGGGGATGACGGACGCATATATGATGGAGCGGGTCATGGTGGCCCTGGATAGAGGGACATCTCCCTATGTTACCATGGCAACGTTTGCCAAAGCAATGTCTTTGTATCTTCGAGGCGATCTGGAGGAGCGTATTTCTTATGCATTTACG TGTTACGATCTGCTGGGTGAGGGACATTTGCGTAGAGAGACAATGTACCAATGTATGAAGAAAAGCATTTCCAAGGCCTCGCGGGACGATGATGTGGAAGAAGCTGTGAAG GAATTTGTGGACATAATGCTGAAGCGAATGGACGTAGACGTGGATGGGGTCATCAGCTTCGAGGATTTCCACAAGTCGGTAACACGGACGCCTTCCCTCCTGGAGAGCCTGGGCTACTGCTTGCCTGAACGACCCGCTGTGTACGCGTTTCTCGCCACTTGGTGCCCGAACTGGCGCAAAATgtag